Part of the Mycolicibacterium mageritense genome is shown below.
ACCCGAGGACCATCGTGAAGACATCCCTGCGCCGACTTTTCGCCGCCACCCTCACCGCCGCCGCGGCGCTGACGGCGGTCTCCTGCTCGAATTCTGATGCCGCACAACCTGACACCCTCACGGTCGGGTTCGTCGTCGACCCGTCCTGGGCACAGGTTCCGGTCGCGGCGGACACGGGCCTGTTCAGCAAACACGGCGTGACCGTCAAGGTGGTGAACTTCTCCTCCGGCGTCGAAGCACTGCAGGCCGCCGCGGCAGGCCAGGTCGACATCACCACGGCCGCGGATGTCCCGACGTCGGCGGCCCTGACCCGGACACCGACCCTGCGTGTCGTCGGCGACGGCTCGCGCTGGGAAGGGTCGCGGATCGTCGCCCGGCGCAACGCAGGCATCAACTCGGTCAGCGATCTGGCCGGCAAGTCGATCGGCACACCGCTGGGCACCAGCGCCGCGTACTACATCTCGAACGCACTCGCGCAGAACAAGATCGACGCCAAGCTGGTCCAGGTGTCGCCGTCGGCCATCGTCACCGCGATCACGCAGCACAACGTCGACGCGGTGTCGATCTTCCAGCCGTACCAGGCACAGTCGATCGCGGCCCTGCAGGGCGACGCCGTCGAACTCTCCGGTGGCACGTACCACCAGCACAGCCTGTTCCTGGCCACCGAATCCGCCCGCAGCGCGAAGGGCGACGCCATCACCGCGTTCTTCGCCGCACTCGCCGACGCCGGAACCGCACTGGCACAGCAGGACAACGCGGCCGTCGACGCCGTGGCCAAGGCCACGCAGCTGGACCCGCAGCTGCTGCGCACGGTGCT
Proteins encoded:
- a CDS encoding ABC transporter substrate-binding protein, encoding MKTSLRRLFAATLTAAAALTAVSCSNSDAAQPDTLTVGFVVDPSWAQVPVAADTGLFSKHGVTVKVVNFSSGVEALQAAAAGQVDITTAADVPTSAALTRTPTLRVVGDGSRWEGSRIVARRNAGINSVSDLAGKSIGTPLGTSAAYYISNALAQNKIDAKLVQVSPSAIVTAITQHNVDAVSIFQPYQAQSIAALQGDAVELSGGTYHQHSLFLATESARSAKGDAITAFFAALADAGTALAQQDNAAVDAVAKATQLDPQLLRTVLAEFDFTLQLKPNLAAKLTELGEWAKTQKSIEPSTTLPDYATFLDSQFLPKTTP